The Amaranthus tricolor cultivar Red isolate AtriRed21 chromosome 6, ASM2621246v1, whole genome shotgun sequence genome has a segment encoding these proteins:
- the LOC130815855 gene encoding two-pore potassium channel 1-like produces the protein MAEKDDPKTPLLENPINDPATKHNEQNNVLARRRFQRTKTTPGSQNKPSPELQSPTKKPILLQVFVALTIYLGAGTLSFVLIIGQLEGKKTNKIVDALYFCVVTMTTVGYGDLVPATTLAKLLACLFVFSGMIIVGMVLSKAADYIVEKNEALVAKAFHLRDKVTPVELLKEVETNKTVYKFTMASIVLVLLMSFGTLFLMGHEEMSFIDAFYCVCATITTLGYGDESFGTVKGRVFGVFWILSSTICLGQFFFYLTEVYTERTQRYLLKWVLSRKFTLDDIEAADLDHDNVVSAAEFIILKLKEMEKITEEDVSVLMECFRNLDVDDSGTLTEADII, from the exons ATGGCTGAAAAAGACGATCCTAAAACCCCATTGCTCGAAAACCCTATAAATGATCCTGCAACAAAacacaatgaacaaaacaatgtgCTCGCAAGGAGACGATTTCAACGAACCAAAACAACACCCGGGTCACAAAACAAGCCCTCCCCTGAATTGCAGTCCCCCACCAAGAAACCGATCCTTCTACAAGTGTTCGTCGCCTTAACCATATACCTCGGTGCAGGAACACTTTCTTTCGTCCTCATCATAGGTCAGCTCGAGGGcaagaaaacaaacaaaattgtcGATGCACTCTACTTCTGCGTAGTGACTATGACTACTGTCGGGTATGGAGACCTTGTTCCTGCCACTACACTAGCTAAACTACTTGCCTGTTTGTTTGTGTTTAGTGGTATGATCATTGTTGGTATGGTTTTAAGCAAGGCGGCTGACTACATTGTCGAGAAAAACGAAGCACTTGTGGCTAAGGCTTTTCATCTCCGCGATAAGGTCACTCCTGTCGAGCTACTCAAAGAAGTCGAAACTAATAAGACCGTGTACAAGTTCACTATGGCTTCGATTGTTCTCGTGTTGCTAATGAGTTTTGGGACTTTGTTTTTGATGGGTCATGAAGAAATGAGTTTTATTGATGCGTTTTATTGTGTTTGTGCCACAATCACAACACTAGGATATGGGGATGAGAGTTTTGGGACGGTTAAGGGTAGAGTTTTTGGGGTGTTTTGGATATTGAGTAGCACTATATGTTTAGGTCagttctttttttatttgactGAAGTTTATACTGAGAGGACCCAGAGGTATTTGTTGAAATGGGTTCTTAGCAGGAAGTTTACTTTGGATGATATTGAGGCTGCTGACCTGGATCATGACAATGTTGTCAG TGCTGCAGAGTTTATTATACTGAAACTAAAAGAAATGGAGAAGATTACTGAAGAGGATGTTAGTGTTCTAATGGAGTGTTTCAGGAATCTAGACGTCGATGATTCAGGAACATTGACAGAAGCAGACATAATTTAG
- the LOC130815090 gene encoding putative protein FAR1-RELATED SEQUENCE 10, which produces MSGRNSLWLRKQNCPCGDWKCYITYEGQTDETSFTSQVSNKNGANPSFEDMIDPYVGMGFKTDVDAFDYYGSFARKNGFSIRKERSRISPQLGIYKRDFVCYRSGFASSRRKASSEHQRDRKSVRCGCDAKMFLSKEVVDGISQWFVVQFSNVHNHELLEDDQVRLLPAYRKIQEPDQERILLLSKAGFPVHRIVKVLELEKGINGGQLPFLERDVRNFVQNRKRMAQESDALLSEKRDSEILELLEACKALKETDESFTYDYSMDGNDKPQNIAWTYRDSLILYSLFGDVVLFETTFRSITYGMTFGAWLGINNHGNVILFGCVLLHEEASSSFSWALQTFLQFVDGKCPQTILTDIDTGLQESIRSELPSTKHIISVWYILPKLSGWFSLLLGSSFADFRSEFDVLYRMESAEQFEFEWTQMVARFELESEKHSSLLFSLRESWALSYVRGYFLAQMATSAYSKCVDMFLKGIINKRPCLRSFFDQISHARSIQRQEYPDMLSLQMRTCMPIEEQARNILTPFAFGVFKQELVLAMQYAVSEMANGSCLVQHFKKMDGERFVIWISEGEQIHCSCKEFESSGILCRHALRVFIAKNYFELPEVYFSRRWQKIQYDDHTVQIRKDEWFQEFHDLTSTLFTESLVTKERFDLVQRELSKELRRLINEVRSMPANDEVG; this is translated from the exons ATGTCTGGTAGGAATAGTTTATGGCTGAGAAAACAGAACTGTCCATGTGGAGATTGGAAATGCTATATTACTTATGAAGGACAAACTGATGAGACATCATTTACATCTCAAGTAAGCAATAAGAATGGAGCAAACCCTTCATTTGAGGATATGATTGACCCTTATGTTGGAATGGGGTTTAAAACTGATGTTGATGCTTTTGATTATTATGGGAGTTTTGCTAGGAAGAATGGGTTTTCGATTAGGAAAGAACGGTCGAGGATAAGCCCTCAATTGGGCATTTATAAGAGAGATTTTGTATGCTATCGTTCTGGTTTTGCATCTTCTAGGAGGAAAGCCTCTAGTGAGCACCAGAGGGATAGGAAGTCTGTGCGATGTGGTTGTGATGCGAAAATGTTCTTGTCTAAGGAAGTTGTTGATGGGATTTCTCAGTGGTTTGTTGTTCAGTTTAGCAATGTTCATAACCATGAGTTGTTAGAAGATGATCAAGTTCGTCTTCTTCCTGCTTATCGTAAAATTCAGGAGCCAGATCAAGAGCGCATCCTTTTGCTCTCAAAGGCTGGATTTCCTGTACATCGTATAGTGAAAGTCTTGGAGTTGGAAAAAGGAATTAATGGAGGGCAGCTGCCTTTTCTAGAGAGAGATGTTAGGAACTTTGTTCAGAATCGGAAAAGAATGGCTCAAGAAAGTGATGCCTTACTTTCCGAGAAGCGAGATAGTGAAATATTGGAACTTTTAGAGGCTTGTAAAGCCCTTAAAGAAACTGATGAGAGCTTTACCTATGATTACTCTATGGACGGAAATGATAAACCGCAAAATATTGCATGGACCTATCGAGACTCTCTCATTTTGTACTCTCTGTTTGGTGATGTTGTACTTTTTGAGACAACGTTTCGATCAATCACGTATGGTATGACTTTTGGTGCATGGCTTGGCATTAACAATCATGGAAATGTCATTCTTTTTGGCTGTGTCTTGCTGCACGAGGAAGCATCCTCTTCGTTTTCATGGGCTTTACAG ACATTTCTGCAATTTGTTGATGGAAAGTGTCCCCAAACAATTCTTACTGATATAGATACTGGGCTTCAAGAGTCAATAAGGAGTGAATTACCTAGTACAAAACACATCATTTCTGTATGGTATATTCTGCCTAAGTTATCCGGTTGGTTCTCTCTTCTTCTTGGGTCAAGTTTTGCTGACTTTAGGTCTGAGTTTGATGTGCTATACCGCATGGAAAGTGCTGAGCAGTTTGAGTTTGAATGGACTCAGATGGTTGCTCGATTTGAACTGGAGTCCGAGAAACATTCtagtttattattttcattaagagAATCCTGGGCACTATCTTACGTTCGAGGCTATTTTCTTGCTCAGATGGCAACATCAGCATATTCAAAATGTGTAGATATGTTCTTAAAAGGCATAATCAATAAACGACCTTGTTTACGCAGCTTTTTTGACCAG ATCAGCCATGCTAGAAGTATACAAAGGCAGGAATACCCCGATATGCTAAGTTTACAAATGAGGACATGCATGCCTATTGAAGAGCAAGCTCGAAATATCCTCACTCCTTTTGCTTTCGGTGTCTTTAAGCAAGAGCTGGTGCTTGCTATGCAGTATGCAGTTTCTGAGATGGCTAATGGTTCTTGTCTTGTTCAACACTTCAAGAAAATGGATGGGGAGCGCTTTGTAATATGGATATCAGAAGGTGAACAAATCCATTGTTCTTGTAAGGAGTTTGAATCTTCTGGAATTCTATGTAGACATGCTCTTCGAGTATTCATAGCAAAGAACTACTTTGAACTGCCTGAAGTATACTTTTCTAGAAGATGGCAGAAAATTCAATATGATGACCACACGGTTCAAATAAGAAAAGATGAGTGGTTTCAAGAATTTCATGATCTCACGTCAACTCTATTTACTGAATCACTGGTAACAAAAGAAAGATTTGATTTGGTACAACGAGAACTTAGTAAAGAGCTTCGAAGACTTATTAATGAGGTTAGAAGTATGCCTGCGAATGATGAAGTTGGATAA